Proteins encoded in a region of the Novibacillus thermophilus genome:
- a CDS encoding M20/M25/M40 family metallo-hydrolase — translation MYEVIKERPVPEQVEILTEKLVKVLSVNSTSGEAEIADHVYRILATFPYFQQHPEQLWCQALPDDPLGRKNVFAVIKGKPGAKKTVILHGHTDTVGIEDFGELKGLAAEPEKLRDYFAHWELDERVRQDARSGDWMFGRGALDMKSGVAVHLVNVLRLSEQADKLDGNVVFMANPVEENEHTGVIAAVSELARLREENGWTYEVAINTDYTTEQYPGDDTRYIYTGTVGKLLPCFYVHGRTTHVGDTLLAVDPTLIASEINRRLNNRLELAEDIAGDVSLPPSCLKQTDLKDFYNVQIPIASFMYFNYFVYEKTPADVLNTLKRVAEEACNDVEQDLEKQYKHFCARHNMPHLSPSYRVNVLTFEELVDRVKALGTDVDAVVRDVVADNRGMELRELSLKIVQKVFEKGDVHDPAVVIFFAPPYCPHHYVKGETEREKALLTVLQRQLDEVSRATGETFEVKRFFPFLSDSSYLSLHETDRELARMTDNFPGWGHIYQVPVQQIRKLNIPAINMGVYGKDGHQMTERVYKPYSFRVLPDLIYNTVRHMLCRGTKGGECEQVQVSELETNVER, via the coding sequence ATGTACGAAGTCATCAAGGAGAGACCCGTTCCCGAACAGGTTGAGATTTTGACGGAAAAGTTGGTCAAAGTTCTCAGCGTGAACTCAACGTCGGGAGAGGCCGAGATCGCGGATCACGTGTACCGCATACTCGCGACGTTCCCGTATTTTCAGCAGCATCCGGAACAGCTCTGGTGTCAAGCGCTCCCCGATGATCCGTTGGGGAGAAAAAATGTTTTTGCCGTCATTAAGGGTAAGCCGGGAGCGAAAAAGACGGTCATCCTTCACGGTCACACCGACACCGTCGGCATTGAGGATTTTGGGGAGCTCAAAGGTCTCGCGGCTGAGCCAGAGAAGCTGCGCGATTACTTTGCTCATTGGGAGTTGGATGAACGGGTGCGACAGGATGCCCGTTCAGGAGACTGGATGTTCGGACGCGGAGCCCTCGATATGAAGAGTGGCGTGGCGGTCCACCTCGTCAATGTGTTGCGCCTTTCTGAACAGGCGGACAAGCTGGACGGCAACGTTGTGTTTATGGCGAACCCCGTGGAGGAAAATGAACATACGGGCGTGATCGCAGCAGTTTCGGAACTGGCGCGGTTGCGTGAGGAAAACGGGTGGACGTATGAAGTGGCCATTAACACCGACTATACGACAGAACAGTACCCCGGTGATGATACGCGCTACATTTATACGGGGACCGTCGGAAAACTGCTCCCCTGTTTTTACGTGCACGGGCGCACGACGCACGTCGGGGACACGTTGCTGGCCGTAGACCCAACCTTGATCGCTTCCGAAATCAACCGGAGGCTCAACAACCGGTTAGAACTGGCGGAAGACATTGCAGGCGACGTATCGCTGCCGCCGTCGTGCTTAAAACAGACCGATTTGAAAGATTTTTACAACGTCCAAATTCCGATTGCCAGTTTCATGTACTTCAACTATTTCGTTTACGAGAAAACGCCGGCTGATGTGCTCAACACACTGAAACGAGTGGCTGAAGAAGCGTGCAATGATGTCGAACAGGACCTAGAAAAGCAGTACAAACACTTTTGTGCGCGACATAACATGCCGCACCTCTCGCCGTCTTACAGAGTGAACGTGTTGACGTTTGAAGAACTTGTCGACAGGGTGAAAGCCCTGGGGACTGACGTAGACGCCGTCGTCCGAGACGTTGTGGCGGACAACCGCGGGATGGAACTGCGAGAACTCAGTTTGAAGATTGTGCAAAAGGTGTTTGAAAAAGGTGACGTGCACGATCCGGCGGTCGTCATCTTTTTCGCGCCGCCGTACTGCCCGCACCATTACGTCAAAGGCGAGACGGAGCGCGAGAAGGCGCTACTCACCGTTTTGCAGCGTCAATTGGACGAGGTGTCGCGAGCGACAGGAGAGACGTTTGAGGTCAAGCGGTTTTTCCCGTTCTTAAGTGACAGCAGTTATCTCTCTTTACACGAGACGGATCGTGAACTTGCCCGTATGACCGACAACTTTCCCGGTTGGGGCCACATCTACCAGGTGCCGGTTCAACAGATTCGGAAGTTGAACATTCCGGCGATCAACATGGGTGTGTACGGCAAAGACGGCCATCAAATGACTGAGCGCGTGTACAAACCGTATTCTTTTCGCGTGCTGCCAGATCTCATTTACAATACGGTGCGACACATGTTGTGTCGTGGAACGAAGGGCGGCGAATGTGAACAGGTGCAGGTGTCGGAGCTGGAAACAAACGTAGAACGTTAA
- a CDS encoding NAD(P)-dependent oxidoreductase: MRPLILCTTDALQPFSEEIGEKTRQPVAVRRIERLPEEKRDRVRIVITFGNYDDSVSSEELRSLPRLEWIQVISSGIEQLPLEYLSKRGILVTTARGIHRIPMSEYVFSALLYFAKKIPAYARLKRDKTWGRFETMEELYGKTIGILGTGQIGGEIAYKAKTFGMTTLGVNRSGRLVEHFDRIYPLSEWEHILPLCDYVCGVLPSAPETKQLINRRTIEQMKDGVIFINVGRGDLVVEKDLVEALQRGKIAGAALDVFAQEPLDRRHPLWELDNVIITPHASAKTPMYVPRSLDIFYRNYDLFRQGRTHDMINLVKHPQ, encoded by the coding sequence GTGAGACCATTGATTTTGTGCACGACGGACGCATTGCAACCTTTTTCTGAAGAAATCGGAGAAAAGACGCGCCAACCTGTAGCTGTTCGTCGCATCGAACGATTGCCGGAAGAGAAGCGAGACCGAGTTCGCATTGTCATCACCTTCGGCAATTACGACGACTCTGTTAGCAGTGAGGAACTGCGTTCACTGCCCCGTTTGGAGTGGATTCAAGTCATCAGTTCCGGCATTGAACAACTGCCTCTTGAGTACTTGTCAAAACGCGGCATTTTGGTGACGACGGCCAGGGGGATTCACCGCATCCCGATGAGCGAGTACGTGTTCAGTGCGCTTTTGTATTTTGCCAAAAAGATTCCGGCTTACGCGCGTTTGAAACGCGACAAAACGTGGGGACGCTTCGAGACGATGGAGGAGCTGTACGGGAAGACGATTGGGATTTTGGGGACCGGTCAAATCGGCGGGGAAATTGCGTACAAAGCGAAGACTTTTGGGATGACGACACTCGGCGTCAACCGTTCGGGGAGGTTGGTCGAGCACTTTGACCGCATTTACCCTCTGTCCGAATGGGAACACATCTTACCACTGTGTGACTACGTGTGCGGCGTCCTCCCGTCTGCGCCGGAGACCAAACAGTTGATTAACCGTCGGACGATCGAGCAGATGAAAGACGGAGTCATATTTATCAATGTCGGCCGCGGCGATCTCGTCGTCGAGAAGGATCTCGTCGAAGCGCTGCAGAGGGGGAAAATCGCCGGTGCCGCCCTCGACGTTTTTGCGCAAGAACCCCTCGACCGCCGTCACCCGCTGTGGGAGCTCGACAACGTGATCATCACACCCCACGCGTCAGCCAAAACGCCGATGTACGTGCCGCGGAGTTTGGACATATTTTACCGGAACTACGACCTTTTTCGACAGGGGCGGACTCACGACATGATCAACCTTGTCAAACATCCGCAGTAA
- a CDS encoding aspartate aminotransferase family protein, whose translation MTASPKSLYERAQAVLPPAAGRATDLGVVRGEGAYLVTEDGRRYLDFASGVAVTNVGHNHPKVVAAAKVQMESLIHGGHNVVYYPSYVELAETLNELTGGGNKVYFSNSGAEANEGAVKLAKKVTKRPAVIAFKRAFHGRTLAAASLTASGSLYRKDYEGLLPSVYHAEYPYPFRSGLSEDAETERCIRQLEELFQLQVDPETVAAMIVEPVQGEGGYIVPPASFIQKIREICDKYGIMLIFDEIQTAFGRTGKMFAYEHFGVKPDILTLAKGIASGFPLSAIVAPQAIMDQWPAGTHGGTYGGNPVACAASLATIELLKDGLLDQAAQMGEYFREQLRKVQQDLNIQGEVRGLGLMIGFEIVGDDGRPAPAIVGELRAKCMEDGLLLLTCGTDKNVIRFMPPTIVTKEHIDEAVAIIGKHLRTLVS comes from the coding sequence ATGACAGCATCTCCCAAAAGTTTGTATGAACGGGCACAAGCCGTACTGCCTCCCGCGGCAGGGCGGGCCACTGACCTCGGTGTCGTCAGAGGGGAAGGGGCCTACCTCGTGACAGAAGACGGACGGCGCTACTTGGATTTCGCCAGTGGCGTGGCGGTGACGAACGTCGGCCACAACCATCCCAAAGTCGTGGCAGCCGCGAAAGTGCAAATGGAATCCCTTATTCACGGCGGCCACAATGTCGTCTATTACCCGTCGTATGTGGAACTGGCGGAAACATTAAATGAGCTGACAGGCGGCGGGAACAAAGTGTACTTCAGCAACAGCGGAGCTGAAGCGAACGAAGGGGCCGTGAAACTGGCAAAAAAGGTGACGAAACGCCCGGCGGTCATCGCTTTCAAGCGCGCCTTTCACGGGCGGACGCTGGCTGCCGCCAGTCTGACGGCGTCCGGCTCACTGTACCGCAAGGATTACGAAGGGTTGCTCCCGAGTGTGTACCATGCAGAGTATCCGTACCCGTTCCGCTCCGGCCTGTCGGAAGACGCAGAGACCGAACGGTGCATCCGACAGCTGGAGGAGTTGTTCCAGCTGCAAGTCGACCCTGAGACGGTGGCGGCGATGATCGTGGAACCGGTCCAGGGAGAAGGCGGCTATATCGTGCCTCCGGCATCGTTTATACAAAAAATACGGGAGATTTGTGACAAGTACGGCATCATGCTCATCTTCGACGAAATACAGACGGCTTTCGGCCGGACGGGCAAGATGTTTGCCTACGAACACTTCGGTGTCAAGCCGGACATTCTCACGCTGGCGAAGGGCATTGCCTCCGGTTTTCCGTTGAGCGCCATTGTCGCGCCGCAAGCGATTATGGATCAGTGGCCGGCCGGCACACACGGTGGCACGTACGGCGGCAATCCGGTGGCGTGTGCGGCTTCTCTGGCGACAATTGAACTGCTTAAGGACGGCCTCCTTGACCAAGCGGCCCAAATGGGAGAGTACTTCCGTGAACAATTGCGTAAAGTGCAACAGGACTTAAACATTCAGGGGGAGGTGCGCGGTCTCGGCCTCATGATCGGATTTGAAATCGTAGGTGACGATGGAAGGCCGGCCCCCGCCATCGTCGGTGAACTGCGTGCGAAGTGCATGGAAGACGGTCTCTTGCTGCTCACGTGCGGTACAGATAAGAACGTGATCCGCTTCATGCCGCCGACGATTGTCACAAAAGAGCACATAGACGAGGCCGTTGCGATCATCGGGAAACACTTGAGGACGCTCGTTTCGTAA
- a CDS encoding 4Fe-4S dicluster domain-containing protein — translation MRTQRETETRRDSLAYDLTFDCVQCGYCLPVCPTYESMEKETHSPGTDQPGENGGRRKHRSRPAGRAHRLVPRLPQL, via the coding sequence ATGAGAACCCAGCGTGAAACGGAAACGCGGCGCGACAGTCTCGCCTACGACCTGACATTCGACTGCGTCCAGTGCGGCTACTGCCTGCCGGTGTGCCCGACGTACGAAAGCATGGAAAAAGAGACCCATTCCCCCGGGACGGATCAACCTGGTGAAAATGGCGGCAGAAGGAAACATCGATCTCGCCCAGCTGGCAGAGCCCATCGACTTGTGCCTCGGCTGCCGCAACTGTGA
- a CDS encoding (Fe-S)-binding protein gives MAAEGNIDLAQLAEPIDLCLGCRNCEEICPTHVEYGAIWESAKTVIEQERHRPVPVKAFRAFLFQTVFPRRAMLRLMGDTVWLYQRSGLRRIVHKWGILKRLPNHMRAFEAILPPVESPKRRRERTRQRTAAHGQAKGTVAFFTGCIMDEMFHRTNRRTEQLLARAGYDVVVPLEQTCCGALHSHAGERNAAKELAKRNIAAFEATGADYIVDNAGGCGAMLSEYGKLLADDPEWRERAKDFARRVRDVSQLLVGHEWTWRKPIDEVVTYQRSCHMTNVQNVTEEPIALLKSIPGVTYREMAHPEQCCGSAGIYNVIHFDEATAILDTKMARTKETGATTIVTTNPGCLLQMTLGVEREGMGDQVRVVHLVDLMAEALGLEET, from the coding sequence ATGGCGGCAGAAGGAAACATCGATCTCGCCCAGCTGGCAGAGCCCATCGACTTGTGCCTCGGCTGCCGCAACTGTGAAGAGATCTGTCCGACGCATGTGGAGTACGGAGCCATTTGGGAATCGGCGAAAACCGTAATCGAACAGGAACGGCACCGTCCGGTCCCCGTGAAGGCATTCCGGGCGTTCTTGTTCCAAACAGTCTTTCCGAGACGGGCGATGTTGCGCCTGATGGGGGACACCGTATGGCTGTACCAAAGAAGCGGCCTGAGACGGATCGTTCACAAATGGGGGATACTCAAGCGATTGCCGAACCACATGCGAGCGTTCGAAGCGATATTGCCGCCCGTCGAGTCGCCGAAGCGGCGCCGGGAGCGCACGCGTCAACGCACGGCAGCTCATGGACAGGCAAAAGGGACCGTGGCGTTTTTCACAGGGTGTATCATGGATGAAATGTTCCACCGCACTAACCGCCGCACAGAACAGTTACTCGCCCGAGCGGGATACGACGTCGTCGTCCCCCTGGAGCAGACGTGCTGCGGCGCCCTCCACTCCCACGCCGGAGAACGGAACGCGGCGAAGGAGCTGGCCAAACGGAACATCGCCGCCTTTGAGGCGACCGGCGCCGACTACATCGTAGACAATGCCGGCGGCTGCGGGGCGATGCTCAGCGAATACGGCAAGCTTCTGGCCGATGATCCCGAGTGGCGGGAAAGGGCGAAAGATTTTGCCCGCCGCGTGCGCGACGTCAGCCAATTGTTGGTTGGACACGAATGGACATGGCGCAAACCGATTGACGAAGTCGTCACATACCAGCGTTCCTGCCACATGACGAACGTGCAAAACGTGACCGAAGAACCGATCGCCCTACTGAAAAGCATCCCCGGCGTCACCTACCGGGAGATGGCGCATCCGGAGCAGTGCTGCGGTTCAGCGGGCATCTACAACGTGATCCACTTCGACGAAGCGACGGCTATTTTAGACACGAAAATGGCCCGCACGAAAGAGACGGGAGCGACGACCATCGTCACCACGAACCCCGGCTGCCTGTTGCAAATGACACTCGGGGTGGAACGGGAAGGTATGGGGGATCAAGTGCGGGTCGTCCACCTCGTCGATCTGATGGCGGAGGCGTTGGGGTTGGAAGAAACTTGA
- a CDS encoding metal-sulfur cluster assembly factor: MEEEIRERMRESCIDPELGINIVDLGLVYDIDISDEGDVTVTMTLTAMGCPLAGVINQMVTSTVSEVEGVKDVHVNIVWDPPWSKERMSRAARMQLGIH, translated from the coding sequence ATGGAAGAAGAAATAAGGGAACGCATGCGCGAGTCGTGCATCGATCCCGAGTTGGGCATTAACATTGTCGACTTAGGGCTTGTGTACGACATTGACATATCGGACGAAGGGGACGTCACGGTGACGATGACACTGACGGCCATGGGCTGTCCGCTGGCAGGAGTCATCAACCAGATGGTCACCTCGACGGTCAGTGAAGTGGAAGGCGTGAAAGACGTCCATGTCAACATCGTGTGGGATCCACCGTGGAGCAAAGAAAGGATGTCTCGCGCCGCGCGGATGCAGTTGGGCATTCATTAA